The following proteins come from a genomic window of Aquimarina sp. MAR_2010_214:
- a CDS encoding helix-turn-helix domain-containing protein: protein MTEENTFLYSIGRNIAKLRRKKGLSQLDVCAEIKMEKPNLSSIENGRQNVTSLTLLKIAKAIGVEVKEFFEI from the coding sequence ATGACAGAAGAAAATACTTTTTTATACTCAATAGGAAGAAACATAGCTAAACTCCGCAGAAAAAAAGGATTAAGCCAGCTTGATGTATGCGCAGAAATCAAAATGGAGAAACCTAACCTCTCTAGTATAGAAAATGGCAGACAAAATGTAACTTCTCTTACTTTATTGAAAATAGCAAAAGCTATTGGTGTAGAAGTAAAAGAATTCTTTGAGATATAA
- a CDS encoding tyrosine-type recombinase/integrase, whose product MKKLKLQNDSYKILLSDFKDWLDILGYNEKAVYYTPIFIQEFFYWLENHDIQRLEQITIDTVKAYYKYLGERSNQRTSGGLSKAYLNKHQNALRKFREYLKKHGARTFKIHLRLEKKESAIKDILTQSEVKQLFEVTSYSSKYQRTRLRDRAILVILYSCGLRRKEAVSLDIGDILFDAGRVFVRQGKNYKERYVPINKHNLRILEDYIYEARPMYNGSHGTEALLINKYGNRMHGQGMSRRLQHLLTLVDDQTLKEKHITPHCLRHSIATHLLQQGMRIEDIQQFLGHSSLKSTQIYTHLLELL is encoded by the coding sequence ATGAAAAAATTAAAGCTACAAAACGATAGCTATAAGATACTATTGTCTGATTTTAAGGACTGGTTAGATATCTTAGGCTATAATGAAAAAGCAGTGTATTACACTCCCATCTTTATACAGGAGTTCTTCTATTGGTTAGAAAACCATGATATCCAACGTTTAGAACAAATTACTATCGATACTGTAAAAGCCTATTATAAATATTTAGGAGAACGCAGTAACCAACGTACAAGTGGAGGACTAAGCAAAGCCTATCTGAACAAACATCAAAATGCCCTTAGAAAGTTCAGGGAATACCTAAAAAAACATGGAGCCAGAACCTTTAAAATACATCTTCGCTTAGAAAAGAAAGAAAGTGCCATAAAAGATATCCTTACCCAGTCAGAGGTCAAACAACTCTTTGAAGTGACCAGTTACAGTAGTAAGTATCAGCGTACCCGATTAAGAGATAGAGCAATCCTTGTTATATTATACAGTTGTGGTTTACGCAGAAAAGAAGCCGTTAGCCTTGATATTGGTGATATCCTTTTTGATGCAGGACGTGTGTTTGTTAGACAAGGTAAAAACTATAAAGAACGTTACGTACCCATCAACAAACACAACTTACGAATCTTAGAAGATTATATCTACGAAGCACGCCCCATGTATAACGGTAGTCATGGTACAGAAGCTTTACTTATCAATAAATATGGTAACCGTATGCACGGTCAGGGTATGAGCAGAAGGTTACAGCATTTATTAACCCTTGTAGATGATCAAACCCTAAAGGAAAAACATATTACTCCACATTGTCTTAGGCATAGTATTGCAACCCATCTATTGCAACAAGGTATGCGTATAGAAGACATACAACAGTTCTTGGGGCATAGTTCTTTAAAATCAACACAGATATACACACATTTACTCGAATTATTATGA
- a CDS encoding DUF1573 domain-containing protein gives MKMFKSKLIISVLVVLFTISITSCDKDDDATPPVVNEVSIKLDKSSVDFEKVKQGDSKEVILKLTNSSKATINSLSSKVTISGGAIGVSFKFSPLAPGKSINIPVKFTSAKTTKLGIYQGKLILTPSNGKPVEVSLSVNVVKADDKPVEGKVVVDKNAINFGSLPKGTGTESMKEVIVKLTNNTNKTLEGLTQKLSTSGVGSVKATLVNFSSLAPGKSINIPVKFTSGDTDPGSFKGTLTLTPSIGEPIIVNLSAMVIAANVTGSIVVDKNSIDFGSLPKGTGTASMKEVIVKLTNNTNKTLEGLTHKLSTSPGVVGSVEATLVNFSSLAPGKSINIPVKFTSGNTDPGSFKGTLTLTPSIGNPIEIKLSATVTDSGTVTGPTTGKVVVDKQSVNFGSFSKPGLAKKVTIKLTNNTNKTINSIKLDFFTSSTNGSSSSSITLSGNSSTSRTHLTNNGSIKLGSKFSPLAPGKDVFITLDFTSGNSGNFNGKLTITPSIGAPIDVLLSSSVK, from the coding sequence ATGAAAATGTTTAAAAGCAAATTAATTATTAGTGTATTAGTGGTTTTATTTACCATAAGTATCACTAGCTGTGATAAGGACGATGATGCCACTCCTCCAGTAGTAAATGAGGTATCGATTAAGTTAGATAAGTCTAGTGTTGATTTTGAAAAAGTAAAACAAGGTGATAGTAAAGAAGTAATTTTAAAACTTACAAACAGTTCTAAAGCAACTATAAATAGTTTGTCATCTAAGGTTACTATTTCTGGAGGAGCTATAGGTGTTTCTTTTAAATTTTCACCTTTAGCGCCAGGAAAATCAATAAATATTCCTGTTAAATTCACATCAGCAAAAACTACTAAATTAGGGATTTATCAAGGTAAATTAATTTTAACACCTTCAAATGGAAAACCGGTAGAAGTAAGCCTGTCTGTTAATGTAGTTAAAGCAGATGATAAACCTGTTGAAGGTAAAGTTGTAGTAGATAAAAATGCTATAAACTTTGGAAGTTTACCAAAGGGAACAGGAACAGAATCTATGAAAGAAGTAATTGTTAAATTAACTAACAATACAAATAAAACTCTAGAAGGGCTTACACAAAAGCTTTCTACTTCAGGTGTTGGTTCTGTGAAAGCAACTCTTGTTAATTTTTCTTCATTAGCACCAGGGAAATCAATTAATATCCCTGTTAAGTTTACTTCTGGAGATACAGACCCAGGTAGTTTTAAAGGTACATTGACTTTAACTCCATCTATAGGAGAACCTATTATAGTAAATCTTTCTGCTATGGTAATTGCTGCTAATGTTACAGGTTCTATTGTAGTGGACAAAAATTCTATTGACTTTGGAAGCTTACCAAAAGGAACAGGAACAGCATCTATGAAAGAAGTAATTGTTAAATTAACTAACAATACAAATAAAACTCTAGAAGGACTTACACACAAGCTTTCTACTTCACCAGGTGTTGTTGGTTCTGTGGAAGCGACCCTTGTTAATTTTTCTTCATTAGCTCCTGGGAAATCAATTAATATCCCTGTTAAGTTTACTTCGGGTAATACAGATCCAGGTAGTTTTAAAGGTACATTAACTTTGACACCATCAATAGGAAACCCTATCGAAATAAAACTTTCTGCTACCGTAACCGATTCTGGAACTGTGACAGGACCTACTACAGGTAAGGTAGTTGTCGATAAACAGTCTGTTAATTTTGGAAGCTTTTCAAAACCAGGCTTAGCGAAGAAAGTAACTATTAAATTAACCAATAATACCAATAAGACCATTAACAGCATTAAACTAGACTTCTTTACTTCAAGTACTAATGGGTCTTCTTCTAGCAGTATTACTCTTTCTGGTAATAGTTCTACTAGCCGTACACATCTTACTAATAATGGTTCTATAAAATTAGGTTCAAAATTTTCACCTTTAGCACCAGGAAAAGATGTATTTATTACTCTTGATTTTACTTCAGGTAATTCTGGGAATTTTAATGGTAAATTGACTATAACTCCATCTATAGGAGCACCTATTGATGTACTTTTATCTTCTTCTGTGAAGTAA
- a CDS encoding RHS repeat-associated core domain-containing protein, with the protein MQEKNYYPFGLQHQYGGNDPRSAVNGRKHNYGFNGIELTESLDLNLYEMDLRQYDPAIARWTSIDPVTHHSNSTYNGFDNNPVFWADPSGASVEQINGGVRYTGEHAKLAFGALQKQYGGTDPKKKKKGEKKKATVTTGDPVAYGIEGDNNRSEMPDFIKSADVGHYNTSFTGTTEEYNLQYGTDYVAGEQNYNKYYYDFYYRPRLSALRGSIQASQAEAAEMLMYILPTGPTAAVGAVKGAMSLGRFSKHLKTTYQVITKGVRRAKTGDIMFSVGVRNRVTNYMIRLERGSFNTRKGVPIFTTHINYGLGGGKKHLFLNRIKKAKIKL; encoded by the coding sequence GTGCAGGAGAAGAATTATTATCCTTTTGGACTCCAACATCAATATGGTGGAAATGATCCTAGATCAGCTGTAAATGGTAGAAAGCATAATTATGGGTTTAATGGGATAGAACTTACCGAAAGTTTAGACCTGAACCTTTATGAAATGGATTTACGACAATACGATCCTGCAATTGCAAGGTGGACAAGTATTGATCCTGTTACACATCATTCTAACTCTACTTATAATGGTTTTGATAATAATCCTGTGTTTTGGGCAGACCCCAGCGGTGCATCGGTTGAACAAATTAATGGAGGTGTTCGATATACTGGAGAACATGCAAAACTTGCTTTTGGAGCATTACAAAAACAATATGGAGGAACAGATCCAAAAAAGAAGAAGAAAGGAGAAAAGAAAAAAGCTACAGTAACTACAGGAGATCCCGTAGCCTACGGTATTGAAGGAGATAACAACAGAAGTGAAATGCCAGATTTTATAAAAAGTGCGGATGTTGGCCATTATAACACTTCATTTACAGGGACGACAGAAGAATATAACTTGCAATATGGTACGGATTATGTAGCAGGAGAACAGAATTACAATAAATACTATTATGATTTCTATTACAGGCCAAGATTAAGTGCATTAAGAGGTAGTATTCAAGCATCACAAGCAGAAGCAGCAGAAATGTTGATGTATATATTACCAACAGGTCCTACAGCTGCAGTTGGAGCAGTAAAGGGAGCTATGTCTTTAGGTAGATTTTCAAAACACCTAAAAACTACTTATCAAGTGATCACTAAAGGGGTTAGAAGAGCTAAAACTGGAGATATTATGTTTTCAGTGGGAGTAAGGAATAGAGTAACTAATTATATGATTCGTCTAGAAAGAGGGAGTTTTAATACCAGGAAAGGGGTTCCTATTTTTACAACACATATTAATTATGGTTTAGGTGGCGGCAAGAAACATTTATTTTTGAACCGTATTAAAAAAGCAAAAATAAAACTATGA
- a CDS encoding AbiV family abortive infection protein has product MRGKQYKNKLDAKSASEGIQLAKENAKSLLIDAELLFENGRFERSVSLAILSIEESGKSSIIRTILITDDPKELKKEWQNYRKHTAKNLSWILPELVTKGARNIENFRPIFDSQSDHGQILDNLKQLSFYTDVFLSKKWSIPKNVIDKEIAEMILLSARILTDKGDNDGIDSEEGLKLWIKHIKPVWQTSMSKMKYAIIGCYKEAAELGIISHKKVTEMTEFLK; this is encoded by the coding sequence ATGAGAGGAAAACAATATAAAAATAAGTTAGATGCTAAATCTGCTTCGGAAGGAATACAATTGGCTAAGGAAAATGCAAAATCGTTATTGATTGATGCAGAATTACTTTTTGAGAATGGAAGATTTGAAAGAAGCGTTTCTCTTGCGATACTATCTATCGAAGAATCTGGTAAATCCAGTATCATTAGGACAATTCTTATTACGGATGACCCGAAAGAGCTAAAAAAAGAATGGCAAAACTATCGAAAACACACTGCAAAAAATCTCTCTTGGATATTACCTGAATTGGTAACTAAAGGAGCAAGAAATATAGAAAACTTTAGACCAATATTTGATTCTCAAAGTGATCACGGTCAGATATTAGATAATTTAAAACAATTATCATTCTATACAGATGTTTTTTTATCAAAAAAATGGAGTATTCCGAAGAATGTAATTGATAAGGAAATTGCAGAAATGATATTATTATCTGCTAGAATATTAACAGATAAAGGTGATAATGACGGAATAGATTCAGAAGAGGGATTAAAACTATGGATTAAACATATAAAACCAGTTTGGCAAACAAGCATGAGTAAAATGAAATACGCTATAATAGGGTGTTATAAAGAAGCAGCAGAACTTGGAATTATATCTCATAAAAAAGTTACAGAAATGACAGAATTTTTAAAATAG
- a CDS encoding RHS repeat domain-containing protein, which translates to MFFYVTDYTGNYIYKNGTLEFFNHAEGYVEKEADGYKYVYQFKDHLQNVRLSYSDKNKDGSISQDEIIQENNYYPFGLQHKGYNFAVNGRKHQWGFVGKEEQNELGLGWIDIDARNYNPELGRWMNIDQKSELFYGWTPYKYGMNNPILLSDPDGNCEFCKKVLKSAVNAYKTTLSNTYEGAKQLVNSPIQTVKKAASNHFSKLSSPQGLVSLAKDAASVATAGMTNVASDVVESALSQDSASTIGNKIGERAADVTVEAAAIATGELVGKGLKSAVKALKNVGKAKTSKSFATKTFDESRSLVNDIEFSGTISGEGGAMTVEIELILADVTNTNTMNQKLIKSFESIASENGMSNIKVIGTVVNETSAAKAAKAYIEAGYNVSTKTVNGATELTRTKTLK; encoded by the coding sequence TTGTTTTTTTACGTAACTGATTATACAGGTAATTACATCTATAAGAATGGTACACTAGAGTTCTTTAACCATGCAGAAGGCTATGTAGAGAAAGAAGCTGATGGGTATAAGTATGTATACCAGTTTAAAGATCACCTTCAAAATGTAAGACTCTCGTACTCAGATAAAAACAAAGATGGTTCTATCTCGCAAGATGAAATCATACAAGAGAATAATTATTATCCCTTCGGTCTGCAACATAAAGGGTACAATTTTGCCGTGAATGGTCGAAAACATCAATGGGGTTTTGTAGGAAAAGAAGAACAGAATGAACTTGGTTTGGGTTGGATTGATATAGATGCACGTAATTATAACCCTGAACTTGGACGATGGATGAATATTGATCAGAAATCAGAATTGTTTTACGGTTGGACACCATATAAATATGGCATGAATAATCCAATACTCTTATCTGATCCAGACGGTAATTGTGAGTTCTGTAAAAAAGTTTTAAAAAGTGCTGTGAATGCTTACAAAACTACTCTCTCCAATACTTATGAAGGAGCAAAACAACTTGTTAATAGTCCAATACAGACAGTTAAGAAAGCTGCGAGTAATCACTTTAGCAAATTAAGCAGTCCACAGGGATTAGTAAGCTTGGCAAAAGATGCTGCATCAGTAGCAACGGCTGGAATGACAAATGTAGCAAGTGATGTAGTAGAATCTGCTTTATCTCAAGACTCAGCCTCTACAATAGGAAATAAAATAGGAGAAAGAGCCGCTGATGTGACAGTTGAAGCAGCCGCTATAGCTACAGGTGAGTTAGTAGGTAAAGGACTAAAAAGTGCTGTTAAAGCACTTAAAAATGTTGGTAAAGCGAAAACTAGCAAATCATTTGCTACGAAAACTTTTGACGAATCTAGATCATTAGTTAATGATATTGAATTCTCGGGTACAATTTCTGGAGAAGGTGGTGCAATGACTGTTGAGATAGAATTAATTCTTGCAGATGTTACAAATACAAATACGATGAATCAGAAATTAATAAAATCTTTTGAATCTATAGCTTCAGAGAACGGGATGTCTAATATTAAAGTGATCGGAACTGTTGTTAATGAAACTTCTGCAGCAAAGGCTGCAAAAGCTTATATTGAAGCAGGGTACAACGTTTCTACAAAAACTGTTAATGGAGCAACGGAACTTACAAGGACAAAAACATTAAAGTAA
- a CDS encoding phosphodiester glycosidase family protein, whose protein sequence is MKKLISSIIILGALILFTSFFFVEKSETQVEKSRFLSYEINPLQQELHFYWKNKNLSNYKSFQNLKSELEKQNKELVFAMNGGMYNKDLSPQGLYIENEEIKTRIDTSQSGYGNFYLQPNGIFYLTKKNKAVICTTKMFMGSKNIKYATQSGPMLVIDGKIHSKFREGSSNVHIRNGVGILPNGNLLFAISKEKTNFYDFAFFFKQHGCKNALYLDGFVSRVYLPSKNQHQLEGNFGVIIGEVKTSK, encoded by the coding sequence ATGAAAAAACTCATTAGCTCTATCATAATACTTGGAGCTCTGATACTATTCACCAGTTTCTTTTTTGTTGAAAAATCAGAAACCCAGGTTGAAAAATCTCGATTTTTAAGCTACGAGATAAATCCCTTGCAACAAGAGTTACATTTCTATTGGAAAAATAAAAATCTCAGTAATTACAAAAGCTTTCAAAATTTAAAATCAGAACTAGAAAAACAAAACAAGGAATTGGTTTTTGCAATGAATGGAGGGATGTATAACAAAGACTTATCTCCGCAAGGGCTTTATATTGAAAATGAAGAAATCAAAACCAGGATTGATACATCTCAAAGTGGATATGGTAATTTTTATCTTCAGCCTAATGGGATATTTTATTTGACTAAAAAAAACAAAGCTGTCATTTGCACCACAAAGATGTTTATGGGTAGTAAGAACATCAAATATGCCACACAATCTGGTCCTATGCTCGTGATTGACGGAAAAATCCATTCCAAATTTAGAGAAGGGTCTTCTAATGTTCATATTAGAAACGGAGTAGGAATTTTACCCAATGGAAATCTTCTTTTTGCAATTTCTAAAGAGAAAACTAATTTTTATGATTTTGCTTTCTTTTTTAAACAACATGGTTGTAAAAATGCATTATATCTGGATGGATTTGTCTCCAGAGTATATTTACCCTCTAAAAATCAGCATCAATTAGAAGGAAACTTTGGTGTCATTATAGGGGAAGTTAAAACAAGTAAGTAG
- a CDS encoding tyrosine-type recombinase/integrase encodes MKDYYTYLEELQHSEQTIKTNLYNINKLKQWCRSKRTKPENLTYKQVLNYINHLKTTNQPQTINRHIWAIKHYCTYLIEQGYRTDNIADDLKVRGERKKVFHNLLTSDELEDLFYSYETDKIWKGNFYYKATAKRNKMVVGLLVYQGVLSNNFKSLEVEHVDLRKGTIYIPSTRRNAWRKLALKPWQIIELKEYIEEIRPILQDHIGTNDEKLFPLNTPQFNTILHPILKKLKTYNQKVTNNTHIRASVIVNWLGQYNIRKVQQMAGHRHINSTESYKQDNLESLHEAIDKFHPIH; translated from the coding sequence ATGAAAGATTATTATACCTATTTAGAAGAATTACAGCATAGTGAGCAAACCATAAAAACCAACCTTTACAATATTAATAAACTGAAACAGTGGTGCAGATCAAAACGTACCAAACCAGAAAATCTAACCTACAAACAAGTACTTAACTATATCAACCACCTAAAAACTACGAATCAACCCCAAACCATCAATAGACATATTTGGGCAATCAAACATTATTGTACCTATCTGATAGAACAAGGGTATCGAACAGATAATATTGCAGATGATCTTAAAGTAAGAGGAGAACGTAAAAAGGTCTTCCACAACTTGCTTACTAGTGATGAACTCGAAGACCTGTTTTACAGTTATGAAACCGATAAGATATGGAAGGGTAATTTTTATTACAAAGCCACTGCAAAACGTAATAAAATGGTAGTAGGATTATTGGTCTACCAAGGAGTATTAAGCAATAACTTTAAATCGTTAGAAGTTGAGCATGTAGACTTACGCAAAGGAACTATCTATATCCCAAGTACTCGACGTAATGCATGGAGAAAGTTAGCCTTAAAACCCTGGCAGATTATAGAACTCAAAGAATATATAGAAGAAATACGACCTATCCTGCAAGATCACATAGGTACAAATGATGAAAAGCTGTTCCCTCTAAATACTCCACAGTTCAATACCATTTTACACCCGATCTTAAAAAAGCTAAAAACCTATAATCAAAAGGTCACTAACAATACTCATATCAGAGCAAGTGTTATTGTAAACTGGTTAGGACAATACAATATCAGGAAAGTACAACAAATGGCAGGACATAGGCATATTAACTCTACAGAATCTTACAAACAAGATAATTTAGAGAGTCTGCATGAAGCTATAGACAAGTTCCATCCAATACATTAA
- a CDS encoding tyrosine-type recombinase/integrase has translation MKNYYTYLEKLNHSQSTIKRNVYNIGKLQEWCRSKRTKPENLTYKQFLNYMNHLKTTNKPETINRHIWAAKHYFTYLIAQGVRADNIAEDLKVRGERKRVFHNLLTGDELEDLFYSFETGKIWKNNFYYRATAKRNKVIVGLLVYQGLISNNLRSLILEHVDLRRGTIYIPSTRRNAQRTLTLKSWQIIELKEYIEEIRPILQDHIDTYDEKLFPLNTPQFNVILRPTLKKLKTYNQKVINNNHIRTSVIVNWLGQYNIRKVQQMAGHRFISSTESYKQDNLENLHEAINQFHPLN, from the coding sequence ATGAAAAATTATTATACATATTTAGAAAAACTAAATCATAGTCAAAGTACTATAAAACGGAATGTTTACAACATTGGTAAGCTACAAGAATGGTGCAGATCAAAACGTACCAAACCTGAAAACCTAACATATAAACAATTCCTGAATTATATGAATCATCTGAAAACTACAAACAAACCAGAAACTATTAACAGGCATATCTGGGCAGCTAAACATTATTTTACGTATCTGATAGCGCAGGGAGTTCGAGCAGATAATATTGCAGAGGATTTAAAAGTACGAGGAGAACGTAAAAGAGTATTTCATAATTTACTTACAGGTGATGAACTGGAAGATTTGTTTTACAGTTTTGAAACAGGTAAGATTTGGAAGAATAACTTTTATTACAGAGCTACAGCTAAGCGTAATAAAGTAATAGTGGGATTATTAGTATATCAAGGTTTGATCAGTAATAATTTAAGATCACTAATACTAGAGCATGTTGATTTACGCAGAGGGACAATATATATACCAAGTACAAGAAGAAATGCACAGAGAACACTAACTCTAAAATCTTGGCAAATTATAGAACTCAAAGAATATATTGAAGAAATACGCCCAATCCTACAAGATCATATAGATACATATGATGAAAAGTTGTTTCCTCTTAATACACCACAGTTTAATGTGATTTTAAGGCCTACTCTAAAGAAATTGAAAACTTATAATCAGAAGGTTATTAATAACAACCACATCAGAACAAGTGTAATTGTAAATTGGTTAGGGCAATACAATATTAGAAAGGTACAGCAAATGGCAGGTCATAGATTTATTAGCTCTACAGAATCTTATAAACAAGATAATCTAGAAAATCTGCATGAAGCTATTAATCAATTTCATCCATTGAATTAA
- a CDS encoding amidohydrolase family protein, producing MKYLYTVLFALISTTILAQNTYLQCGKLIDTKTGTVLTEKTIVVSGNKIITVENGFVTGKKNDITIDLKNKTVMPGLIDMHVHLEMETNPKAYLQKYTDSEADVAYNSVDFAKKTLMAGFTTVRDLGGSGVNISLKKAIKRGKIKGPRIFTAGKSLATTGGHADPTNGSKRSLIGDPGPKEGVVNSIEDAKKAVRQRYKNGADLIKITATGGVLSVAKSSSNPQFTVEEIKAICKTAKDYGFHVAAHAHGDEGMQRAILGGVKTIEHGTLMSEKTMDLMKQHDAYLVPTITAGKEVTEKAAIDGYYPAIIVPKALEIGPKIQNTFKKAYDRGVGIAFGTDAGVFKHGQNGKEFGFMVEAGMPAMVTIQSATTTNAKILNMQDQIGQITPGFLADIIAVNDDPTQKINAMENVVFVMKDGKIYKN from the coding sequence CTATACACAGTACTTTTTGCATTGATTAGCACGACCATTTTAGCTCAAAATACTTACCTACAATGCGGGAAATTAATTGATACCAAAACAGGTACAGTTCTAACAGAAAAAACAATTGTCGTTTCCGGAAATAAAATTATTACAGTCGAAAATGGTTTTGTAACTGGCAAAAAAAATGACATCACTATTGATCTTAAAAACAAAACAGTGATGCCCGGTTTGATTGATATGCACGTACACCTTGAAATGGAAACAAACCCTAAGGCTTATCTGCAAAAATATACAGATAGTGAAGCAGATGTTGCTTATAATTCTGTTGATTTTGCAAAGAAAACATTAATGGCAGGTTTTACTACAGTGCGGGATCTGGGAGGAAGCGGAGTCAATATTTCACTAAAAAAAGCAATTAAAAGAGGTAAAATTAAAGGACCCAGAATATTTACAGCTGGCAAATCTCTAGCTACCACTGGTGGACATGCAGACCCCACTAACGGAAGTAAAAGATCTTTAATCGGTGATCCAGGCCCTAAAGAAGGTGTAGTAAATAGTATCGAAGATGCAAAAAAAGCAGTACGACAACGCTATAAAAATGGGGCAGATCTCATTAAAATTACAGCTACTGGTGGCGTATTAAGTGTTGCAAAAAGTAGCTCTAATCCACAGTTTACTGTAGAAGAGATTAAAGCAATATGCAAAACTGCTAAAGATTATGGATTTCATGTAGCAGCACATGCTCATGGTGACGAAGGAATGCAACGTGCCATTTTGGGTGGTGTAAAAACGATTGAGCATGGCACATTAATGAGTGAAAAGACTATGGATTTAATGAAGCAGCATGATGCATATTTAGTACCTACCATTACCGCAGGAAAAGAGGTTACCGAAAAAGCAGCTATTGACGGGTATTACCCTGCTATTATTGTTCCTAAGGCCTTGGAGATCGGTCCAAAAATTCAAAATACATTTAAAAAAGCATATGATCGCGGTGTAGGTATCGCTTTTGGTACCGATGCAGGAGTATTTAAACACGGACAAAACGGAAAAGAATTTGGTTTTATGGTCGAAGCTGGTATGCCTGCAATGGTAACTATACAAAGTGCTACCACCACCAACGCCAAAATCCTGAATATGCAAGATCAGATCGGACAAATTACTCCTGGTTTCTTAGCCGATATCATAGCAGTAAATGATGATCCTACTCAAAAAATTAATGCGATGGAGAATGTCGTATTTGTAATGAAAGATGGAAAAATATATAAGAACTAA
- a CDS encoding tyrosine-type recombinase/integrase, with protein MKKLKLENRSYKKILEDFEQWLDILGYNEKAVYYTPIFIQEFFYWLEQRDIQRLEQITIDTVKSYYKYLNERSNQRRDGGLSKAYLNKHQNALRKFREYLKKQGGIAFKIHLRLEKRESAIKDVLTQSEIKQLFEVTSYSSKHRHTRIRDRAILVALYSCGLRRTEATSLDIGDILFDARRVFVRQGKNYKERYVPINTYNLQILEDYIFEARPIYTGSKATEALFINKYGNRLHGQDMGRRLHHLLTLIDNEILREKHITPHCLRHSIATHLLQQGMKIEDIQQFLGHSSLKSTQVYTHLLELL; from the coding sequence ATGAAAAAACTGAAATTAGAAAATAGAAGTTATAAGAAGATTTTAGAGGATTTTGAGCAGTGGTTGGATATCTTAGGATATAATGAAAAGGCAGTATACTACACACCAATATTTATACAAGAATTCTTTTATTGGCTAGAACAACGGGATATCCAAAGATTAGAGCAGATTACTATAGACACTGTAAAAAGCTATTACAAATACCTGAATGAAAGAAGCAATCAAAGAAGAGATGGAGGATTAAGTAAAGCATACCTAAACAAACATCAAAATGCACTTAGAAAGTTCAGGGAATACCTGAAAAAGCAAGGAGGTATAGCTTTTAAAATACACTTACGCTTAGAAAAAAGAGAAAGTGCTATAAAAGATGTGCTCACCCAATCCGAAATTAAACAACTTTTCGAAGTAACCAGTTACAGTAGTAAACACAGACATACAAGAATACGAGACAGAGCTATTCTTGTAGCATTATACAGTTGTGGATTAAGAAGAACAGAGGCAACCAGTTTAGATATTGGTGATATTCTTTTTGATGCAAGACGTGTATTTGTACGGCAAGGAAAGAATTATAAAGAACGCTATGTACCTATCAATACATATAATTTGCAGATTCTGGAAGATTACATTTTTGAGGCAAGACCAATATATACTGGCAGTAAAGCAACAGAAGCATTGTTTATTAATAAATATGGGAACAGATTGCACGGTCAAGATATGGGCAGAAGACTACACCATTTATTAACTCTTATTGATAATGAAATATTAAGGGAAAAACATATTACACCGCACTGTTTACGACATAGTATTGCTACTCATTTACTACAACAGGGAATGAAGATTGAAGATATACAGCAGTTTCTGGGGCATAGCTCTTTAAAATCAACACAGGTTTACACTCACTTACTCGAATTATTATGA